A region of the Anaeromusa acidaminophila DSM 3853 genome:
TACAACAATCAGATTGCGGCTGGGAAAAAGGTGAAAATCCTTTTTGCAGTCAACAACGAAAATTTCGATAATGACATCGCATTTAGCGCTGATGTTCTGGAAGTGTTTTCTGCTAAGCTTCCGGTGGAATGTCCTGAAGAAGGGCTTCCGGTTGAATTTGATGGTGAAAAGGCGCGCATTTGGATTAAACTTGTTAACATTCAAGATGAAACAAAAATTAATGCGAGCATGATGCAAATAACAAGTACTGGAAGAGATTTAAAACAGACCATATCAAATTCTCAGTATCATTTTGGATATGTGTCATTCAAAGAATAAGAGTATATTTCGCTGAATGGTTTACTGAAGGTGTACTAAAGGTGTACTGCTTTTTCATTTCGACCGCGCTATACTTATAATTGCCAGGAAAGCATACAGAGTCTGGGTTCTCCCCCAGGCTCTTTTTCTTTGGCCGGATGCGTCTTTCATCCTTTCACGCATCCGTACATATGAAAGGAGAAAACAATTATGCCGAAAAGACCGAACATCCCATGCAAGCATTCCGGCTGCGCGAGGCTCATTTCTTACGGTTCGCAGTACTGTGAGGAACACGCGACGATGCACCGTCACGACGTGAAAGGCACGAAGGAAAAAGGATATAACAGTCGCTGGCGTGGGGTAAGAGCAAGGTTCTTAAAAGCACATCCATTGTGCGCGAAGTGCCTTGAAAACGGGCGGCTTGAGAAAGCCACGGTGGTGGATCACATTGTTCCCCATCGAGGCGACCGTAAACTATTCTGGAATGAAAGCAACTGGCAACCATTGTGCAAATCATGCCACGATACAAAAACAATGACCGAGGACCGGTACCAGGAATTCAAGTACTAACCCCC
Encoded here:
- a CDS encoding HNH endonuclease, with the protein product MPKRPNIPCKHSGCARLISYGSQYCEEHATMHRHDVKGTKEKGYNSRWRGVRARFLKAHPLCAKCLENGRLEKATVVDHIVPHRGDRKLFWNESNWQPLCKSCHDTKTMTEDRYQEFKY